From Pan troglodytes isolate AG18354 chromosome 11, NHGRI_mPanTro3-v2.0_pri, whole genome shotgun sequence, the proteins below share one genomic window:
- the ZBTB26 gene encoding zinc finger and BTB domain-containing protein 26: MSERSDLLHFKFENYGDSMLQKMNKLREENKFCDVTVLIDDIEVQGHKIVFAAGSPFLRDQFLLNDSREVKISILQSSEVGRQLLLSCYSGVLEFPEMELVNYLTAASFLQMSHIVERCTQALWKFIKPKQPMDSKEGCEPQSASPQSKEQQGDARGSPKQDSPCIHPSEDSMDMEDSDIQIVKVESIGDVSEVRSKKDQNQFISSEPTALHSSEPQHSLINSTVENRVSEIEQNHLHNYALSYTGSDNIIMASKDVFGPNIRGVDKGLQWHHQCPKCTRVFRHLENYANHLKMHKLFMCLLCGKTFTQKGNLHRHMRVHAGIKPFQCKICGKTFSQKCSLQDHLNLHSGDKPHKCNYCDMVFAHKPVLRKHLKQLHGKNSFDNANERNVQDLTVDFDSFACTTVTDSKGCQPQPDATQVLDAGKLAQAVLNLRNDSTCVN; this comes from the coding sequence ATGTCTGAAAGATCAGATCTCCTTCACTTCAAGTTTGAAAATTATGGAGATTCAATgttacaaaaaatgaacaaattaagagAAGAGAATAAATTTTGTGATGTTACAGTTCTCATAGATGATATTGAGGTACAGGGACATAAAATTGTGTTTGCTGCAGGTTCCCCCTTCTTAAGAGACCAATTTTTACTGAATGATTCCAGAGAGGTGAAAATCTCCATATTACAGAGTTCCGAAGTGGGGAGACAATTGCTCTTATCCTGTTATAGTGGTGTGCTGGAATTCCCTGAGATGGAACTGGTAAATTACTTGACTGCTGCAAGTTTTCTTCAGATGAGCCACATTGTAGAACGGTGCACACAGGCCCTGTGGAAGTTTATAAAGCCAAAACAACCAATGGATAGTAAAGAGGGATGTGAACCACAGAGTGCTTCTCCCCAGTCAAAAGAACAGCAGGGAGATGCCAGAGGCTCCCCAAAGCAGGACTCACCTTGTATTCATCCATCTGAAGACAGTATGGATATGGAGGACAGTGATATTCAGATTGTTAAGGTAGAATCTATTGGGGATGTATCAGAGGTTAGAAGTAAAAAAGATCAGAACCAGTTTATTTCTTCTGAACCCACTGCTTTACATTCATCAGAGCCCCAGCACTCCCTGATAAATTCAACTGTGGAAAACAGAGTAAGTGAAATAGAACAAAACCATCTCCACAATTATGCCCTTTCTTATACAGGCAGTGATAACATCATCATGGCCTCAAAAGATGTCTTTGGCCCTAATATTCGAGGTGTAGACAAAGGCCTACAGTGGCATCACCAGTGCCCAAAGTGTACCAGGGTGTTTCGTCACCTGGAGAACTAcgccaaccatttaaaaatgcacaaactCTTTATGTGTCTACTCTGCGGCAAGACTTTCACTCAGAAAGGCAACCTTCATCGACACATGCGTGTGCATGCCGGAATTAAACCTTTCCAGTGTAAAATCTGTGGGAAAACCTTTTCTCAGAAGTGTTCCTTACAGGATCATCTTAACCTTCACAGTGGAGATAAGCCCCATAAATGTAACTATTGTGATATGGTTTTTGCACATAAACCAGTTTTGAGGAAACACCTTAAACAGCTGCATGGCAAAAACAGCTTTGATAATGCCAATGAGAGAAATGTACAAGACCTCACAGTGGATTTTGATTCTTTTGCATGTACAACAGTCACAGACTCTAAAGGGTGTCAGCCACAACCCGATGCAACACAGGTCCTGGATGCAGGTAAACTGGCCCAAGCTGTCCTGAACTTAAGAAATGATAGTACTTGTGTGAATTGA